In Candidatus Goldiibacteriota bacterium, the following are encoded in one genomic region:
- a CDS encoding adenylosuccinate lyase yields the protein MIARYTRPEMGKLWTEDAKYQSWLDVEVAVCQAWAKKGKIPKKDMASIKKNAAYNVKQIEKIEAVVRHDVIAFLTSVSKHVGASSRYVHMGMTSSDLVDSAMALRMVKACDIIIEGQKKLTAALKKLAVKHKYTVMIGRSHNIHAEPITFGLKVLIWYFEGKRNLERLIAAKEEIRVGKISGAVGNYANIDPAIELDALTRVGLKRAEIANQIIQRDRYAALMNAMAVAAASIEKITVNLRLMQHSEILETEEPFAKGQKGSSAMPHKRNPVVCENLSGLARIVRTNALAAMENIALWHERDISHSSVERIAVPDSFILMDYMLSKCTWIIENLSVFPKNMIRNMNHLKGLVFSQQVLLTLISKGISREDAYKIVQTNAMKIWAGDPEDFKTKLLNDEKVVSKMSKAEIEGIFNVDYYLKNVEEFYKRM from the coding sequence ATGATAGCGCGTTATACAAGGCCGGAAATGGGCAAGCTTTGGACAGAAGACGCAAAGTATCAGTCCTGGCTTGATGTTGAAGTTGCGGTGTGTCAGGCCTGGGCAAAAAAGGGAAAAATACCAAAAAAAGATATGGCCAGTATAAAAAAGAATGCCGCGTATAATGTGAAACAGATTGAAAAAATAGAAGCTGTGGTAAGGCACGATGTAATTGCGTTTTTGACATCTGTGTCAAAACACGTGGGTGCTTCTTCGCGTTACGTGCATATGGGCATGACTTCGTCTGACCTTGTGGATTCCGCGATGGCATTAAGAATGGTAAAGGCGTGTGACATTATAATAGAAGGGCAGAAAAAACTTACAGCGGCCTTAAAAAAACTTGCGGTAAAACACAAATATACGGTAATGATAGGCAGGTCGCACAATATTCACGCTGAACCGATTACATTCGGGCTTAAAGTGCTTATATGGTACTTTGAAGGAAAAAGAAATTTAGAAAGGCTTATTGCCGCAAAAGAAGAAATCCGCGTGGGAAAAATATCCGGTGCTGTGGGCAATTACGCCAATATAGACCCGGCAATTGAACTTGACGCGCTTACAAGAGTGGGTTTAAAAAGGGCGGAAATAGCAAATCAGATAATTCAGCGCGACAGATACGCGGCTTTAATGAATGCCATGGCTGTTGCCGCGGCATCTATTGAAAAAATAACCGTAAATTTAAGGTTAATGCAGCACAGCGAGATTTTAGAGACAGAAGAACCATTCGCAAAAGGGCAAAAGGGCAGTTCCGCTATGCCGCATAAAAGAAACCCTGTGGTATGTGAAAATCTGTCCGGACTTGCAAGAATAGTAAGGACTAACGCGCTTGCGGCAATGGAAAACATAGCGCTTTGGCACGAACGCGATATTTCGCACAGCTCTGTTGAAAGAATTGCCGTACCGGACAGCTTTATTCTTATGGATTACATGCTGTCTAAATGCACCTGGATTATTGAAAATTTAAGTGTCTTTCCAAAGAATATGATACGCAATATGAACCATTTAAAGGGCCTTGTTTTCAGCCAGCAGGTGCTGTTAACCCTTATTTCCAAGGGTATATCAAGGGAAGACGCCTATAAGATAGTTCAGACAAACGCCATGAAAATATGGGCCGGAGATCCGGAAGATTTTAAAACAAAGCTTTTAAATGATGAAAAAGTGGTTTCAAAGATGTCAAAAGCTGAAATTGAGGGTATTTTTAATGTTGATTATTACCTGAAGAATGTGGAAGAGTTTTATAAAAGAATGTAA
- a CDS encoding aspartate-semialdehyde dehydrogenase, whose translation MSKQYNVAIMGATGAVGEIMRDILEERKFPVKDIKFLASERSKGKKMQYQGRDVEIEVLSPDSFKGVDIVLASAGASVSKEYVKHILDAKALIIDNSSAFRMDDDVPLVVPEVNPEDIRLNKGIIANPNCSTIIMLVPIKPIHDKAKIKRIVVSTYQATSGAGAKGMMELEQQTKDWAAGKEIKVDKFAYQILFNLIPHIDVFYEDGYTKEEMKMVNETRKIMHAPDMQITATTVRVPCLRSHSESVNIETEIKLTAKEARELLEKAQGVTVQDDIHNKKYPMPLFVSGKDDVYVGRIREDFSIDKGINLWVVGDQLRKGAALNAVQIAEVVAKEGLK comes from the coding sequence ATGAGCAAACAATATAATGTGGCCATTATGGGCGCCACCGGCGCTGTCGGCGAGATAATGAGGGACATTCTTGAAGAAAGAAAGTTTCCGGTAAAAGATATAAAGTTTCTGGCATCAGAGCGTTCAAAAGGCAAAAAAATGCAGTATCAGGGCAGGGATGTGGAAATTGAGGTTTTAAGCCCTGATTCATTTAAGGGCGTTGATATTGTCCTTGCGTCGGCGGGCGCGTCTGTCAGCAAAGAGTACGTTAAACACATACTGGATGCAAAGGCGCTTATAATTGACAACAGTTCCGCTTTCAGAATGGATGACGATGTGCCTCTTGTAGTGCCGGAAGTAAACCCGGAAGATATCAGGCTGAACAAAGGTATTATTGCCAATCCTAACTGTTCCACCATTATTATGCTTGTTCCAATCAAGCCTATTCATGACAAGGCAAAGATAAAAAGGATTGTGGTTTCAACTTATCAGGCAACGTCAGGCGCCGGCGCAAAAGGAATGATGGAGCTTGAACAGCAGACAAAAGACTGGGCGGCAGGAAAAGAAATTAAAGTGGATAAATTTGCTTACCAGATACTGTTCAACCTTATTCCGCACATTGATGTGTTCTATGAGGACGGCTATACAAAAGAAGAAATGAAAATGGTAAACGAAACACGCAAAATAATGCACGCGCCGGATATGCAGATAACAGCAACCACGGTGCGTGTACCGTGCCTGCGTTCGCATTCAGAGTCAGTAAACATTGAAACAGAAATTAAGCTTACGGCAAAAGAAGCGCGCGAACTTCTTGAAAAAGCACAGGGAGTTACCGTGCAGGATGATATTCACAATAAAAAATATCCTATGCCGCTTTTTGTATCCGGGAAAGACGATGTTTACGTGGGCCGCATAAGGGAAGACTTCTCCATAGACAAAGGCATTAACCTTTGGGTTGTGGGCGACCAGTTAAGAAAAGGCGCCGCGTTAAACGCGGTTCAGATTGCTGAAGTTGTGGCAAAAGAAGGCCTTAAATAA
- a CDS encoding 3-isopropylmalate dehydrogenase — protein MAKSKSYNIALMPGDGTGPEVLAEGLKVLKVAGAKYGVKLNLEKYDFGGERYKKTGETLPDSAIEELKKSDAIYLGAIGHPDVKPGILELGILLKLRFALDQYINLRPVKLYPNVDTPLKDKGPEHIDFVVIRENSGGIYTGMGGVAQKGTQNEVATQVMVYTRPVVDRCLKYAYEFTKKRNSKKKMLTLVHKNNVLTHCGDLWVRAHKEMGDKYYKGIKQDYAHVDATTMWFVKNPEFFDVIVTENLFGDIITDLGAMIQGGMGIAAGGNINPEGVSMFEPIGGSAPKYTGKNVINPLAAINAGAMMMDTLGETKMAKSIDNAVTAALASGKIKSMSAGRMGMGTKEMGDFVASLVK, from the coding sequence ATGGCCAAGTCAAAGTCGTACAACATAGCTTTAATGCCGGGAGACGGAACAGGACCTGAAGTTTTAGCGGAGGGATTAAAGGTATTAAAAGTTGCCGGAGCAAAGTACGGGGTAAAATTAAATTTAGAGAAGTATGATTTTGGCGGGGAAAGATATAAAAAGACGGGGGAAACACTGCCCGATTCAGCGATAGAAGAATTAAAGAAATCAGACGCCATTTATCTTGGCGCCATAGGCCATCCGGACGTAAAACCGGGAATACTGGAACTTGGCATACTTTTAAAATTACGTTTTGCCCTTGACCAGTACATTAACTTAAGGCCGGTAAAACTTTATCCAAATGTGGACACTCCGCTTAAAGATAAAGGGCCGGAACACATTGATTTTGTTGTAATCAGGGAAAATTCAGGCGGCATATACACGGGAATGGGCGGAGTGGCGCAAAAAGGAACGCAGAACGAAGTTGCCACACAGGTTATGGTTTATACAAGGCCGGTAGTTGACCGCTGTTTAAAGTATGCTTATGAGTTCACAAAAAAGAGAAACAGCAAAAAGAAAATGCTTACGCTTGTACATAAAAACAATGTATTAACACACTGCGGCGACCTGTGGGTAAGGGCGCACAAAGAAATGGGCGACAAATATTATAAGGGAATCAAGCAGGATTACGCGCACGTGGACGCGACCACAATGTGGTTTGTAAAGAATCCGGAATTTTTTGATGTTATAGTGACAGAAAACCTGTTCGGCGATATCATCACTGACCTTGGCGCCATGATTCAGGGCGGCATGGGAATAGCAGCCGGCGGAAACATCAATCCGGAAGGCGTTTCAATGTTTGAACCTATCGGCGGTTCAGCGCCAAAGTATACCGGCAAGAACGTTATCAATCCGCTTGCGGCAATAAACGCGGGCGCGATGATGATGGATACGCTTGGCGAAACAAAGATGGCAAAGTCAATTGACAACGCGGTAACCGCAGCGCTTGCTTCCGGTAAAATTAAAAGCATGTCTGCCGGAAGAATGGGAATGGGAACAAAAGAAATGGGTGATTTTGTAGCGTCACTTGTTAAATAA
- the leuD gene encoding 3-isopropylmalate dehydratase small subunit, whose protein sequence is MNIKGKVWKFKDDVDTDLIIPARYLNTSDPVELAKHCMEDADKTFAGKVGKGDIIVAGKNFGCGSSREHAPVAIKAVGVSCVIAKDFARIFYRNSFNIGLPIFESEEASAKIAEGDTVEIDAAKGIIKNITKNETYKVKPIPPFMQELVEAGGLLKYAKTKYKIK, encoded by the coding sequence ATGAATATAAAAGGGAAAGTATGGAAGTTTAAGGATGACGTTGATACGGATCTTATAATTCCTGCAAGGTATTTAAATACATCCGACCCTGTGGAACTTGCAAAGCACTGCATGGAAGACGCGGATAAAACTTTTGCGGGCAAGGTAGGCAAGGGCGATATAATCGTGGCGGGAAAAAATTTCGGCTGCGGAAGCTCGCGCGAACACGCGCCTGTTGCCATTAAAGCTGTCGGCGTGTCATGCGTTATAGCAAAGGATTTTGCCAGGATTTTTTACAGAAATTCATTTAATATCGGCCTGCCCATATTTGAATCTGAAGAAGCGTCCGCAAAGATTGCCGAGGGCGATACCGTGGAAATAGACGCGGCCAAGGGCATAATTAAAAACATTACAAAAAACGAAACATACAAAGTAAAACCCATTCCGCCTTTTATGCAGGAACTTGTGGAAGCGGGCGGGCTTTTAAAGTACGCTAAGACAAAGTATAAGATTAAATAA